A single region of the Melioribacteraceae bacterium 4301-Me genome encodes:
- a CDS encoding exo-beta-N-acetylmuramidase NamZ domain-containing protein, whose product MKNLLIILICLSLSSILIESKNKDANKTSVVTGADVLLTEKIDLLKGKHLGLVVNHSSLLSDGTHIVDALYKQKEVKIVALFGPEHGVRGDTTGAIENAVDAKTGIPVYSLYGKTYKPTPEMLKGIDLLVFDIQDVGARFYTFISTLGLVMEAAAENHIPIIVLDRPNPIAGLYVDGPVTEDTLKSFVAFAPIPITYGLTIGELAKMYNESGWLKNKVKADLTVIKMKNWKRNMWYNQTGLTWIKPSPNMPFLSTAIVYPGTCLFEGTNVSEGRGTEKPFEYIGASWLDADKVINELKKVNLQGVSFEPIEFTPQWFKFNAHPPKYYNEKCNGIYVHVIDRNKFESVKTGVALLWAIKKVHSDKFEWRKTTIDRLAGTSNIRLLIDEGKTPNEIFNSWESGLENFKKIRGKYLLYK is encoded by the coding sequence ATGAAAAATTTATTAATAATATTAATTTGTTTATCACTTTCCAGCATCCTAATTGAAAGCAAAAACAAGGATGCAAACAAAACTTCGGTAGTAACAGGAGCAGATGTTCTACTAACCGAAAAAATAGACCTTCTCAAAGGAAAACATTTAGGATTAGTTGTTAACCACTCATCATTATTATCTGATGGCACCCACATAGTTGACGCACTTTATAAACAAAAAGAAGTAAAAATTGTTGCTTTATTCGGTCCAGAACATGGAGTAAGAGGAGACACTACAGGTGCAATTGAAAATGCAGTCGATGCAAAAACAGGAATTCCAGTTTATTCTTTATATGGCAAAACGTATAAACCAACACCAGAAATGTTAAAAGGGATAGACTTATTAGTTTTTGATATTCAAGATGTAGGTGCACGATTTTACACGTTCATCTCTACATTAGGATTAGTAATGGAAGCAGCAGCTGAAAATCATATTCCAATTATTGTGCTTGATCGCCCAAATCCTATTGCTGGTTTATACGTTGATGGTCCTGTCACTGAGGATACTCTTAAATCTTTTGTTGCTTTTGCACCAATACCTATTACTTATGGATTAACAATTGGCGAACTTGCAAAAATGTACAACGAATCTGGTTGGTTGAAAAATAAAGTAAAGGCTGATTTAACAGTTATCAAGATGAAAAATTGGAAAAGGAATATGTGGTACAATCAGACAGGATTAACATGGATTAAGCCTTCACCAAATATGCCATTTCTTTCAACTGCGATTGTTTATCCTGGGACATGTCTTTTTGAAGGAACGAATGTTTCGGAAGGAAGAGGAACTGAAAAACCCTTCGAGTATATTGGCGCATCATGGCTTGATGCAGATAAAGTGATAAATGAACTTAAAAAGGTGAACTTACAAGGAGTATCTTTTGAGCCGATTGAATTTACTCCCCAGTGGTTCAAGTTCAATGCTCATCCACCTAAGTATTATAATGAAAAATGTAATGGAATATATGTACATGTGATTGATAGGAATAAATTTGAATCAGTTAAAACAGGCGTTGCTTTACTTTGGGCAATAAAGAAAGTGCATTCCGATAAATTTGAATGGCGAAAAACAACAATCGACCGTTTGGCAGGTACCTCAAATATTCGCTTACTAATTGACGAAGGAAAAACCCCAAACGAAATATTTAATTCTTGGGAAAGTGGATTAGAAAACTTTAAAAAGATACGTGGTAAATATTTGCTTTATAAATAA
- a CDS encoding phosphodiester glycosidase family protein, which yields MKKIFYLIILYSCYFTASYSQAQTAIDSSIAIQQLTPGIFHKHIFDKKDTLSIHVVSLNLKNNSYTVVAVKGNDTLLGRETTSSMVKRINRNHKVIAAINSDFFKIKYGGEPENNLVINGEFAKGTKITDSDYDTFDNVHYQFAITKNNKPFIERFQFEGKIITKSGMEFKINRVNSQTDSNTITLYNHYQGYATPSNNKWKNLEIRLTKLTTNGDTLLCKVTGNWHFGNTKINRNNYILSTNFKMADKVNSVIHHGDTLQILLKLIPDLGKIFTATGGWGRIVYNGKNVADSTDIFEGTFPKFSVTKHPRTGIGFSKDSTTIYLFTVDGRQESSSGVSLKQFADIMIKEGVYQGLNLDGGGSTTMVINNKVVNKPSDKGGERPVGVSIAIIKQKN from the coding sequence ATGAAAAAAATATTTTACTTAATAATTCTTTACTCATGTTATTTCACCGCCTCTTATTCCCAGGCTCAGACTGCAATTGATTCTTCCATCGCCATACAGCAATTAACCCCGGGAATTTTTCACAAACACATCTTCGATAAAAAAGATACACTTTCAATTCATGTTGTTAGTCTCAATCTAAAAAATAATTCTTACACGGTTGTTGCCGTGAAAGGAAACGATACTCTTTTAGGCAGAGAAACCACAAGTTCCATGGTTAAAAGAATTAACAGGAATCATAAAGTTATTGCTGCTATCAATTCAGATTTTTTTAAAATTAAATATGGTGGTGAACCGGAAAACAATCTTGTTATTAACGGTGAATTTGCTAAAGGAACTAAGATAACCGATTCAGATTACGACACTTTCGATAATGTTCACTACCAATTTGCTATAACAAAAAACAATAAACCATTTATTGAAAGATTTCAGTTTGAAGGCAAAATTATTACAAAAAGCGGAATGGAATTTAAAATTAACAGGGTCAACTCTCAGACAGACAGTAACACTATTACCCTCTACAATCATTATCAAGGTTATGCTACTCCCTCTAACAATAAATGGAAAAACTTAGAAATAAGATTGACAAAGCTGACTACAAATGGAGATACTCTTTTGTGTAAAGTTACAGGCAATTGGCACTTTGGCAATACTAAAATAAACCGAAATAATTATATTTTATCGACAAACTTTAAGATGGCGGATAAAGTTAACTCAGTTATACATCATGGTGATACATTACAAATACTTTTAAAATTAATTCCCGATTTAGGAAAAATTTTTACTGCCACAGGCGGGTGGGGAAGAATAGTTTATAACGGTAAAAATGTTGCCGACTCAACAGATATTTTTGAGGGCACTTTCCCAAAATTCTCTGTAACTAAACATCCACGAACTGGAATTGGTTTTTCAAAAGACAGTACAACTATCTATTTATTCACAGTAGATGGCAGACAAGAATCAAGCAGCGGTGTATCTTTGAAACAATTTGCTGATATTATGATTAAAGAGGGTGTTTATCAAGGATTAAATCTTGACGGAGGGGGTTCAACAACTATGGTTATTAATAATAAGGTGGTAAATAAACCCTCTGATAAGGGGGGAGAAAGACCCGTAGGAGTTTCCATTGCAATAATTAAACAAAAAAATTAG
- a CDS encoding type II toxin-antitoxin system RelE/ParE family toxin, with protein sequence MAIGSKGKGKSAGARIIIHIQHSDNTVFLLTIYDKSEQEDLSDNELRYLLSFIQ encoded by the coding sequence ATGGCTATTGGCTCCAAGGGGAAAGGCAAATCTGCCGGGGCAAGAATTATTATTCACATTCAACATTCTGATAACACGGTTTTTCTACTTACTATTTATGATAAATCCGAGCAAGAAGATCTTTCCGACAATGAATTGAGATACTTGTTGTCCTTTATTCAATAA
- a CDS encoding glycoside hydrolase family 3 N-terminal domain-containing protein, with protein sequence MKFNITILIASFAFASLIFSQQTNTSKIFNNNADQWVESILSKMTIEEKAGQMVFPEVFGKYMSVDSRDYKRIEHLVKDLHVGGLIFFNSNIYDQAVLTNKLQSIAKIPLLIAADYERGVAQSAVDATVFPYNMGIGAADDTELTFQMGKIIAEEGKAIGVNQDYAPVSDVNNNPLNPIINVRSFGENVELVERLSNAFLKGIQAGGMIATSKHFPGHGNTNIDSHQELPLITSSKEELRRLELAPFKSNIENGVMSVMIGHLEVPAFEKEKNLPSTLSKSIVTDLLQKEMGFKGLIVTDALNMHAITNSFSTAEATVKAVQAGNDCILFPDDPEEAINAIIEAVKKGDLTEERLNHSVRKILLAKKWAGLNNKKFVDIDDIANHVGIKEHWNISVKLARKSITLVKDDNHLIPVLADANKNFLHIIISDENYSGNHTYFDNLLKERLYHLNTDLLPINSDDKDFEKTIADTKNADEVFISIYLKVRAFSGNLGLTEPQIKLIKDVLALKKPTVISSHGNPYVLSLFPEAPTYLCNYGDTEVSEAALAEAIFGEIPITGKLPISIPNTKYIYGTGIKLKQTALRMENEFSSSADNKFKLVDEVIEKAIKDTAFPGTSLLIAKDGKIIYQKGYGHLTYDYTSRTVTPNTIYDLASVSKVIATTTATMICIDRGLFKLDDKVSKYIPQFAENGKENITIRNLLLHNSGLPAYKRYYEMYDNAEDVLNDIYTTKLDYPTGTKTVYSDLGMITVGKIIEKVTGKTLDQFCKEEIFNPLGMTSTFYNPPAIYKDRIAPTENDNYWRHRLLIGEVHDETASMLGGVAGHAGLFSTSGDLAKLLQMILQKGYYQGKKFIEPQTVELFTKRQSEESSRALGWDTKSEKGSSAGNLFSPNSYGHTGYTGTSVWTDPERKLIVVFLTNRVYPTRNNLKILNVRPALHDAVIKSITGLL encoded by the coding sequence ATGAAATTCAACATTACAATTCTTATTGCTTCTTTTGCATTTGCCTCATTAATATTTTCACAACAAACTAACACAAGCAAAATTTTTAACAACAATGCCGATCAATGGGTTGAGAGCATTCTATCTAAAATGACCATAGAAGAAAAAGCGGGACAAATGGTTTTTCCTGAAGTTTTTGGAAAATACATGAGCGTTGACAGTCGCGATTACAAACGCATAGAACATTTAGTAAAAGACTTACATGTTGGCGGATTAATATTTTTCAACAGTAATATTTATGATCAAGCTGTCTTAACCAATAAATTGCAATCAATTGCAAAAATACCTTTATTAATTGCTGCTGATTATGAAAGAGGGGTAGCACAAAGTGCTGTCGATGCTACAGTTTTTCCATACAATATGGGAATTGGAGCCGCTGATGACACAGAATTAACATTTCAAATGGGCAAAATAATTGCAGAAGAAGGAAAAGCAATTGGAGTCAACCAAGATTATGCACCCGTTTCCGATGTAAATAATAATCCTTTAAATCCAATAATTAATGTCAGGTCCTTTGGCGAAAATGTTGAACTTGTTGAAAGATTGAGCAATGCTTTTTTAAAAGGCATTCAAGCAGGTGGTATGATTGCAACCTCAAAACACTTCCCCGGTCACGGCAACACCAACATTGATTCGCATCAAGAGTTACCTTTAATTACATCCTCAAAAGAAGAATTAAGAAGGTTGGAATTAGCACCCTTTAAATCAAATATAGAAAATGGTGTCATGTCGGTAATGATTGGACACCTTGAAGTACCTGCATTTGAAAAAGAAAAAAACTTACCTTCAACATTGTCAAAGTCTATTGTTACAGATTTACTTCAAAAAGAAATGGGATTTAAAGGATTAATAGTCACAGACGCATTAAATATGCATGCTATAACCAATTCATTTTCTACTGCAGAAGCTACTGTTAAAGCGGTTCAAGCCGGCAACGATTGTATACTTTTCCCAGATGACCCTGAAGAAGCTATCAACGCAATTATTGAAGCTGTTAAAAAAGGCGACCTTACTGAAGAACGACTTAATCACTCAGTAAGAAAAATTTTGCTTGCTAAAAAATGGGCGGGTTTGAACAACAAAAAATTTGTTGACATTGATGATATTGCCAATCATGTCGGCATAAAAGAACACTGGAATATATCCGTCAAGCTTGCTAGAAAATCAATCACTCTTGTTAAAGATGACAACCACTTAATTCCTGTTCTTGCAGATGCAAATAAAAACTTTTTACACATTATAATTTCTGACGAAAATTATTCCGGAAATCATACATATTTTGACAATCTTTTAAAAGAAAGATTATATCACTTAAATACAGATTTATTACCAATTAATTCCGATGATAAAGACTTCGAGAAAACAATTGCAGATACAAAAAATGCCGACGAAGTTTTTATTTCTATTTATTTAAAGGTAAGAGCTTTTTCAGGAAACTTAGGTTTAACCGAACCTCAAATAAAATTAATTAAAGATGTACTAGCACTAAAAAAGCCTACAGTTATTAGCTCTCACGGAAACCCTTATGTTCTTTCATTATTCCCGGAAGCACCAACTTATTTATGCAACTATGGCGACACCGAAGTTTCTGAGGCTGCATTAGCAGAAGCAATTTTTGGTGAAATACCTATTACAGGCAAACTCCCTATTTCTATACCAAATACAAAGTACATTTACGGTACAGGAATAAAATTAAAACAAACTGCCCTCCGAATGGAAAATGAGTTTAGTTCATCTGCAGATAATAAATTTAAATTAGTTGATGAAGTAATAGAAAAAGCAATTAAGGACACTGCTTTCCCCGGCACTTCCCTTTTAATAGCTAAGGACGGCAAAATCATCTACCAAAAAGGCTATGGACATTTGACTTATGATTATACTTCGAGAACCGTAACACCCAACACAATTTATGACCTCGCTTCTGTCTCAAAAGTAATTGCAACGACTACTGCAACTATGATTTGTATTGATAGAGGATTATTTAAGCTCGATGACAAAGTTTCAAAATATATTCCTCAATTTGCTGAGAATGGAAAAGAAAATATTACAATCAGAAATCTGCTTTTGCACAACAGCGGTTTGCCGGCTTATAAAAGATATTATGAAATGTATGATAATGCAGAAGATGTATTGAACGATATTTACACAACTAAACTTGACTATCCAACCGGGACAAAAACAGTGTACTCAGACCTCGGAATGATTACGGTAGGAAAAATTATTGAAAAAGTTACCGGTAAAACATTAGACCAGTTTTGCAAAGAAGAAATTTTCAATCCACTTGGCATGACCAGCACTTTTTACAATCCCCCGGCAATTTACAAAGATAGAATTGCACCAACTGAGAATGATAATTACTGGCGTCATCGACTTTTAATTGGTGAAGTGCACGATGAAACTGCATCGATGCTGGGTGGAGTTGCAGGACATGCTGGATTGTTCTCAACATCAGGTGACCTTGCTAAGCTACTTCAAATGATTCTCCAAAAAGGGTATTATCAAGGTAAAAAATTTATTGAACCACAGACAGTCGAATTGTTTACAAAAAGGCAATCGGAAGAAAGTTCACGTGCTTTGGGATGGGATACTAAGTCTGAAAAAGGTTCTTCTGCTGGCAATCTTTTCAGTCCAAATTCCTATGGTCATACTGGTTACACAGGTACTTCGGTTTGGACTGACCCTGAAAGAAAATTGATTGTTGTATTTTTAACAAACCGGGTTTATCCGACAAGAAACAACTTAAAAATCTTAAATGTGCGTCCAGCACTGCACGATGCCGTGATTAAATCTATTACTGGTTTATTGTAA
- a CDS encoding sodium:solute symporter, translating to MAGHPVDYIIIVGYLIFIAAFGIISGGKQKSVDDYFLGSKSVPWWAVCFSIVAAETSTLTFISIPGLAYSANLNFLQVTIGYLLGRIVVAFIFLPAYQKGELKTAYSYLENRFGAKTRSFASIIFLFTRTAADGVRLFATAIPLKLMLNISYPLAIIIIAIVTLVYTYTGGVKGVIWVDVVQMFIYLGGAIIAAIFLLNIIPGGWNGIYSIAETEHKFSIINLGMDKGISDFFSQPYTLIGGLIGGAFLSMASHGTDQLIVQRLLTTKTLKDSQKAIIGSGVIVIIQFTIFLIVGVMLYAYYGKINAKPDEIFPKFIIEVLPPGVTGIIIAGLFAAAMSTLAGSMSSLSSSTMIDLFIPLKNKISSNLNAQRSIVNKNELKISRMITILWAALLVLAALFFMNTSQAVVELALSIASFTYGGLLGTFLLGILLKKTKQKEALAGFTIGIVTMIIVISLKIIAWTWYTLVGVSATIIAGFLIGVFLEKKN from the coding sequence TTGGCTGGTCATCCCGTAGATTATATCATTATAGTTGGTTATTTAATTTTTATCGCTGCTTTTGGGATAATTTCAGGTGGTAAACAAAAGTCAGTTGATGATTATTTCTTAGGTTCAAAGTCAGTTCCTTGGTGGGCAGTTTGCTTTTCAATTGTTGCAGCTGAAACGAGCACCTTAACTTTTATTTCAATTCCAGGATTAGCTTACTCGGCCAACTTAAATTTTCTCCAGGTTACAATTGGTTATTTATTAGGTAGAATTGTTGTAGCTTTTATATTTCTTCCTGCTTATCAGAAAGGAGAGTTAAAAACAGCCTACTCATATCTTGAAAATCGCTTTGGTGCAAAGACAAGGTCATTTGCGTCTATTATTTTTCTTTTCACTCGTACGGCTGCAGATGGCGTTAGGTTATTTGCCACTGCAATTCCATTAAAATTAATGTTGAATATAAGCTATCCATTAGCAATAATTATAATTGCAATTGTTACACTAGTTTACACATACACTGGTGGCGTAAAAGGAGTAATTTGGGTTGATGTAGTTCAAATGTTCATCTATCTTGGCGGTGCAATTATAGCTGCAATATTTTTATTAAATATAATTCCAGGCGGATGGAACGGAATTTATTCAATAGCTGAGACAGAGCATAAATTTTCAATAATTAACTTAGGAATGGATAAAGGGATAAGTGATTTCTTTAGTCAGCCATATACTTTAATTGGTGGATTAATAGGCGGTGCATTTCTCTCGATGGCTTCTCATGGAACTGACCAACTAATCGTGCAAAGATTATTAACAACTAAAACACTTAAAGATAGTCAAAAAGCAATAATTGGAAGCGGAGTAATTGTAATTATTCAGTTTACAATCTTCTTAATTGTAGGGGTTATGCTTTACGCTTATTACGGTAAGATTAATGCAAAACCAGATGAAATTTTTCCGAAATTTATAATTGAGGTGCTTCCACCTGGAGTAACTGGAATTATTATTGCTGGTTTGTTTGCTGCCGCAATGTCTACTCTTGCCGGGTCCATGAGTTCTCTTTCTTCTTCAACAATGATTGACTTATTCATTCCCTTAAAAAATAAGATTAGTTCTAATCTAAATGCTCAAAGGAGTATTGTTAATAAGAATGAACTAAAAATTTCTCGCATGATAACTATTTTATGGGCAGCACTCTTGGTTCTTGCAGCTTTATTTTTTATGAATACTTCTCAGGCTGTTGTAGAGCTTGCACTTAGTATTGCGTCATTTACTTATGGCGGCTTGCTTGGCACTTTTCTTTTAGGAATACTCTTGAAAAAAACAAAACAAAAAGAAGCTCTTGCTGGATTTACAATCGGCATTGTTACTATGATAATTGTTATTTCGCTTAAAATAATTGCGTGGACTTGGTATACACTTGTGGGAGTGTCCGCTACAATAATAGCTGGATTTTTAATTGGTGTTTTTTTAGAAAAGAAAAATTAA
- a CDS encoding peptidyl-prolyl cis-trans isomerase: MQKKLKSTLMKTILIMISFLLLSLHLYAQSNSVLAKAGNEEITVDEFLKRFEFSPHARTETAFDSATTKRDFLYTLLAEKILSQKAKELGIQNTPEIKTVMKYLSDLYLRDALYQKEIKDKVKISSNEIAEGKFKISRTLKTKFIFSENRDEIESIYNKLKAGLSFDSLLSIRPENKEQPQPSEVTFGTMNKAIEDSVYKLFPGQFTSPIKLKEGWYICKVYDVQTKQDLTQEDLKKIENVIRARQEDAIYENFYKKFFKGIVINANRNLFDEIYKHLLRRFTAKYSDESSPKNKFDLNESDIDSIKKSLSTKLDSVFIKFKKDPVTVNQFLSEMKLISFWTDSIEPKRLHTIFNSYVANYIQNSLLSREAKKRHYDELPEVKNNLKMWEDFYLANRLMTKVFSQINVNDKEALDFYEKNGQTVHAPDTVRVLEIFSHNLDTISQALKEMENKMSFEDAASIYNETDSLKLSKGNLGYFPVTEKGEIGKQADKLKVGEIFGPIKNNNGYSLIKLVDKRKGSVIDSLGFDEAKSDLKNIIRTERMYKTLDTLTAKSAVKYGITVNEKLLSDLKTTTINMLVFKRFGFGGQITVVPYSPLFATWYKIYLDYLNKSVF, from the coding sequence TTGCAAAAAAAACTAAAAAGTACACTCATGAAAACTATCTTGATTATGATTTCATTTCTTTTATTATCATTGCATCTTTACGCACAAAGTAACAGTGTGCTTGCAAAAGCAGGCAATGAAGAAATTACTGTCGATGAATTCTTAAAAAGATTTGAATTCTCACCTCATGCTAGAACAGAAACGGCTTTTGATTCTGCAACAACTAAAAGAGATTTTCTTTATACCCTATTAGCTGAAAAAATTTTGTCACAAAAAGCCAAAGAATTAGGAATACAAAATACCCCAGAAATTAAAACCGTGATGAAATATTTATCTGATCTTTACTTAAGAGATGCTCTATATCAAAAAGAGATAAAAGACAAGGTGAAAATTTCAAGCAATGAAATTGCCGAAGGCAAGTTTAAAATCAGCCGAACACTAAAAACAAAATTTATTTTTTCTGAAAATAGAGATGAAATCGAATCAATTTATAATAAACTAAAAGCGGGGTTATCATTTGATTCTTTATTATCCATTAGACCTGAAAACAAAGAACAACCTCAGCCATCGGAAGTAACTTTTGGAACTATGAATAAAGCTATTGAAGATTCTGTGTATAAACTTTTCCCCGGTCAGTTTACTTCTCCAATTAAACTGAAAGAAGGTTGGTATATTTGTAAGGTTTACGATGTTCAAACAAAACAAGACTTAACACAAGAAGACCTTAAAAAAATAGAAAATGTAATTCGTGCCCGTCAAGAAGATGCTATTTATGAAAATTTCTATAAGAAATTTTTTAAAGGAATTGTAATTAATGCAAATCGAAATCTTTTCGATGAAATATATAAACATTTGCTTAGGCGGTTTACCGCTAAATATTCAGATGAATCATCCCCCAAAAATAAATTTGACTTAAATGAAAGTGATATTGATTCTATAAAAAAGAGCTTGTCAACTAAATTAGATTCGGTCTTCATAAAGTTTAAGAAGGATCCAGTTACAGTCAATCAATTTTTAAGTGAAATGAAACTAATTTCGTTTTGGACTGATAGTATCGAACCTAAAAGATTACATACAATATTTAATTCGTATGTAGCAAACTATATTCAAAATTCACTACTTTCCAGAGAAGCCAAAAAACGACATTATGATGAACTTCCAGAAGTAAAAAACAACCTTAAAATGTGGGAAGATTTTTACTTGGCTAACCGTTTAATGACCAAAGTTTTTAGCCAAATAAATGTTAATGATAAAGAAGCGTTGGATTTTTACGAAAAAAATGGCCAAACTGTTCATGCCCCGGATACTGTAAGAGTCTTGGAAATTTTTTCTCATAATCTCGATACAATATCTCAAGCATTGAAAGAAATGGAAAATAAAATGAGCTTTGAAGATGCAGCAAGTATTTACAATGAGACTGATTCACTGAAGCTGAGTAAAGGCAATTTGGGTTATTTTCCCGTTACAGAAAAAGGAGAAATTGGAAAACAAGCCGATAAATTGAAAGTCGGCGAAATCTTCGGCCCAATTAAAAATAATAATGGATATTCATTAATTAAATTGGTGGATAAAAGAAAAGGCAGTGTTATTGATTCATTAGGTTTTGATGAAGCTAAAAGTGACTTAAAAAATATAATAAGAACTGAAAGAATGTATAAGACTTTAGATACACTTACTGCTAAATCTGCAGTAAAGTATGGAATTACAGTGAACGAAAAACTATTAAGCGACTTAAAGACAACTACAATTAACATGCTTGTTTTTAAACGATTTGGATTCGGTGGGCAAATCACTGTAGTTCCTTACAGTCCGCTCTTTGCAACATGGTATAAAATTTATTTAGATTATTTAAATAAGTCGGTTTTTTAA
- a CDS encoding extracellular solute-binding protein, with product MKKFYLYLIGVTVVALVVFFTLTYLGNPFLYSREGPVKLYFVDNISPAHKKIIDAFNELYKGKIEVVPINLPFEKFSTNERKELLIRFLRSRNDRIDIFSVDQIWVPRFTKWTEPLRNYFSINERNAILDPALQSCIYNNQLVAIPLYFDISVMYYRYDIISNLPDFSKIKSEIDSSITWSRFIELYQKYFKNCKQPYYLFAADNYEGLMCSFVEMVASQNNELFVNDSVKLNTPQSKRALSMLFDMINKYSMAPKYVTAYKETDCKEEFLKKEGIFLRSWPGNLKNDITADLHNKIKMAPLPHFQNGKAASVIGGWDLMISKYSTKKSEAIEFIKFILKESTQKIFLEESGYLPVLKDIYDNKNFLIEYPELKFYKRLIKTSVRRPFLEKYTLYSDVISYYLNLALKKQISIDSALSKAEHIINSNELFIK from the coding sequence TTGAAGAAATTCTATCTTTATCTTATTGGAGTAACAGTAGTTGCCCTTGTTGTTTTTTTTACTCTAACTTATTTGGGAAACCCCTTTCTCTACAGCAGAGAAGGTCCTGTAAAACTTTATTTTGTTGATAACATCTCTCCTGCACATAAAAAAATTATTGATGCTTTTAATGAGCTTTATAAAGGTAAAATAGAGGTAGTACCAATAAACCTGCCTTTTGAGAAGTTTAGTACCAACGAGAGAAAAGAATTGTTAATTAGATTTTTGAGGAGTAGAAATGACAGAATTGATATTTTCTCTGTAGATCAAATTTGGGTGCCGCGTTTTACAAAGTGGACTGAACCATTGAGAAATTATTTTTCTATTAATGAACGTAATGCAATTTTGGACCCAGCACTGCAGTCGTGTATTTACAATAATCAATTAGTTGCAATTCCGCTTTATTTTGATATAAGTGTAATGTACTATCGATACGATATAATTTCAAATCTGCCCGATTTTTCAAAAATAAAATCAGAAATTGACAGCTCTATAACATGGAGCAGATTTATAGAACTCTATCAAAAATATTTTAAAAACTGCAAGCAGCCATACTATTTATTTGCAGCGGATAATTACGAGGGTTTAATGTGCAGTTTTGTTGAAATGGTTGCATCACAAAACAATGAATTATTTGTAAACGATTCTGTTAAGTTAAACACACCGCAAAGCAAACGAGCTTTAAGCATGCTGTTTGATATGATAAATAAATATTCTATGGCACCTAAATACGTAACTGCCTATAAAGAAACCGACTGTAAAGAAGAATTCCTAAAAAAGGAAGGAATATTTTTACGAAGCTGGCCGGGAAACTTAAAAAATGATATTACTGCAGACTTACATAATAAAATTAAAATGGCACCACTTCCGCATTTTCAAAATGGAAAAGCTGCAAGCGTAATTGGAGGATGGGATTTAATGATATCAAAATATTCTACAAAAAAATCTGAGGCAATTGAGTTTATAAAATTTATTCTAAAAGAAAGCACCCAAAAAATATTTTTAGAAGAAAGCGGGTATTTACCTGTATTAAAAGATATATACGACAATAAGAATTTTTTAATTGAATATCCTGAATTGAAATTCTATAAAAGACTAATTAAGACTTCGGTGCGAAGGCCTTTTTTAGAAAAATATACACTTTATTCAGATGTAATATCATACTATTTAAATCTAGCATTAAAAAAACAAATATCGATTGATTCGGCATTATCTAAAGCAGAACATATAATTAATTCTAACGAATTATTTATCAAGTAA